CTCGTCCTTACGTGCCATCCTCTCCGCCCTGCAGTGCAACGCCATCCACCGCCTGAAGAGGACGTGGGAGGAAGTGTCACGGTGAGAAGACAGCACTGTTTCATCTGTTCagctgttcatgtgttcatgtgttcacctgttcatgtgttcatctgttcacctattcatgtgttcacgtttTCATCTGTTCACCTGTTCACGTGTTCATCTGTTCATCTGTTCATTTGTTCACCTGTTCACATGTTCacctgttcatgtgttcatctgttcaCGTGTTCATCTGCTCATCACGTGTTCATCTGCTCATCACGTGTTCATCTGTTCACCTATTCATGTGCTCATTTGCTCatctgttcatgtgttcatgtgttcatctgttcaCATGTTCAGCTGTTCACATGTTCAGCTGTTCACGTGTTCATCCGTTCATCTGCTGAAGTAGTTTAACAGAACCATGATGTTAGTGTTAGTGACAGGTGTCACATTTATAGAATGTTGCTGGTAAACAGTCAATAACATTATCACTACATGTTTTTGTGCCAGATGACAAAAGTCAAACTTAAAGAACTTAAAGAACTTGAAAACCCTCTGGTCTGGTGTGAACCAGGCCTCAGACTTTGTCCACGTTGTCCTTCACAAGTTCAGGTTCTGTGGTGTTATTCACGCTCTGATCTCCGCGTCTCTCCACAGCGAGAGCTTCCGCACTTTCCGTGAACTCTCCGAGATCTTCTCCGACGACAACAACTACTCTCTGAGCCGGGAGCTGCTGGTGAAGGTGAGTCACAGACACGTGACCCGTCCCTGTGAGTCTGAAACATCCTGCATCTGCTCCGTCTCACAGCTTCCATAAATCGCTCACCACGTCCTCGCTGGACGCTGATTTATACACGAGTTTAACACAAAGAGGCGTCGATGCCGACGAGCTCAGTGCTGACGCGCAGAAAATCTGTCAGATGTTAATCTGTTCAGTTTTCAACACGATTGAACCTGCACAAGAGAAGATTCAGTCTTTATAATCCCTGTGATGATTCTCACATCATGAGATTAAACTCTCACATCATGAGATTAAACTCTCACATCATGAAAGTAAGATCTCACATCGTGAGATTAAGCTCTCACATCATGAGATTAAGCTCTCACATCATGAGATCAAGCTCTCACATCATGAGATTAAACTCTCACATCATGGGATTAAACTCTCATGTCATGAGATTAAACTCTCACATCATGGGATTAAACTCTCACGTCATGAGATTAAACTCTCACATCATACAATGAAGCTCTCACATCATGAGATTAATTTCTCACATCATGAGATTAAGCTCTCACATCATGAGATTAAACTCTCACATCATGAGATCAAGCTCTCACATCATGGGATTAAACTCTCACGTCCTGAGTTTAAACTCTCACGTCCTGAGATTAAACTCTCACATCATGAAATGAAGCTCTCACATCATGAGATTATACTCTCACATCATGAGATTAAGATTGTCTTTGGGCGTGTCAGAGATGAAATCACCTGCTGAAGTAATGAACACGCGCGGGGTTTCCCTCACAGGGAATCCCTGCTCACGCCGCACAGGGAGGGAAACTTTCTGTCCGGTGTCGATAAGCAACACGACGGGCGTCgccgcgctctctctctctctgtggctgtaTCTTGTCAGGACAGACGGCGTTCActtcattcacccattcactcgtTCACTGGCTGGCCTCCGTCAGATGGAGTTTGCTGGGGTTACATCACTGTGAGGAATGTGCCTGGAAACACTCAGAGGTGGTTTCCTCACTCCCTCACTGAGCTCAAACACTCGCTCTGAGAGAACTGTGGGCGTGttcacaaaaaacactttttacacATGAATTTCATTAATCCAGGCAGGAAAATTCCTCCTGTGTTTAATCTGTGCAATTGGGGTTGTTTCTTAGCCAATAAAAGTCTAATAAAGTcagttttctttgttaaaactgatttcagggataaatgtgatgtaaaatgttaggtttgtgtgtttttggtgtttttatgaaGTTGAAATCAATGAAAAAGCGAGTGACTCGATgtataaactgtttttttcaggaGGGAACGTCTAAGTTTGCCACTCTGGAGATTAACCCCAAACGAGCTCAGAGGAGacaccagcagcagagagaccTGGTGAGTCCACACAGCATCAGACTCTGACAACAGCTCCatctggtggaggaggaggacactaCAGTGTGGTGATGTTCTGTCAAAACtttctgaaaaaataaataaataaaaaagcaaaccAACTTGAGGAGGCGGGATTTATTGTTTATAGCCTCTAAACTAAACATGACAGTAAAGTTctctaaaaacatttttctgttacaaatgaaactaaaacacaGTTAACATTGtttcaaaaaatgtctttttagaaaagatgtgttttaagttaagaaaagctgagaaaacatttaaaatgttttacttatgttaccaataaaaaacaataactatatatttttttgcttcttatgaattttgtcatttgttgtgAGATTTgcaattttcttgtttttcctcgctgaattctgtgattttctgtttgtttgtttgtttgtttttcatgaattacatctttgacaaaacaaataacaacgtTACAAACAACTGGCTAATCAAActtatcatttcatttactttaatttactgCCCAAAACCTGCTTACCTTTGGTTTttggggcggagctttgaccaCATGGTCAGTTTAAAGGTCACATGAGTTTTAGTTTAGGGTGTTAGGATTTTTGTGGCTTCGCCTCCATGAtgacctcctctctctgtgagcAGGGAGTGATGCAGGGCACCATTCCATACCTGGGGACCTTCCTGACTGACCTGGTGATGATGGACACGGCCATGAAGGACTACACTGAGGTCAGACTCCTGACACTGACCTTTGATCACACTCTGACCTTTGATCACTCTGACCTTTGATCACTCTAACATCTTATATCACACTGACCTTTGATCACACccttcatgttttcttctttttcattcagGGAGGACTCATCAACTTTGAGAAGAGAAGGAAggtaaagtaaacaaacaaacaaacaaacaaagatctttttgtgtttgtgagaagttaaaggtctgtgtgtgtgtgtttgtcaggagTTTGAGGTGATCGCTCAGATCAAACTTCTTCAGTTGGCCTCTAACAACTACAGCTTCACTCAGGACAGTCACTTCAGAGAGTGGTTCTCTGGTGTGGAGAAACTCAGCGAGGCAGagaggtcagtcagtcagtcacatgacttcattcattcatggctttaaaaacaacaacaggattGATGACTCAAAaacataattcattcattcattatttactgcttatttttcctgtttttgagTTAAACCAAATATAACATAAAAGcatgcatttcattttgaaagaataattattaaaaccaaagataacataaaagcatgtattttattttgaaagaataattattaaaaccaaagataacataaaagcatgtattttattttgaaagaataattaTTAAAACCGGAGATAACATAAaagcatgtattttattttgaaagaataattattaaaaccaaagataacataaacgcatgtattttattttgaaaaactaCTAAAACCAAAGATAAAAGTAAAAGGTTTCTTTTTCTGTgctaaataacataaaaacatgtgtttatttaaaatctcTCGAGGgtttttaaatcaactttatTAACAAATTCCCAGAACTGCGGTAAAtagttttgacaggaagtagataTAGTCAAACTGACAGCGccgtcctcacttcctgtccccGCAGCTACAACCTGTCGTGTGAGATCGAGCCTCTGTCGGAGTCTGCGAGCAACACGCTGCGAGCCAAGAAGAACGGCGGCATCATGAAGCGCTGGAGCGAGTGAGTGAAGACGCCGCCGTCACCACCGCGCCGCTTACATCAACCaaactcactctcactctctaacgcttttgtttttgtttttccagtcgTCAGCTGACGGAGGGCGGAGCCGGCGCGGGCTCTCACTCCAAGTCCTTCGACCACTCACACTACAGACCGTACCAAGGGGGCGGGGGGGACAGCGGCGACGCCCTCAGCGTGACCTCGGTCAGCTCCAGTGGTTCAGACCTGGAGGACGTGAACGCCAGCTTCCTGTCCGACTCTCCTGAAGGACACGAGCGCAAGGTGAcgtgtgtggtcatgtgaccgGATGATCACGTCTGAGTGTCGTGCTGCGTTCGTTTAACATCGTAAATCTGAGGACgataaatgtgtttctctgaAGAACGTTTCATGTCGTAATTCCCCCTTAAATTTACATCAGAACTTCCTGAATTTACAGAGTTCCAGTTGGAAATTCCCAGTTCCGAgcacaaatggaacgcaccgcTGACTGACggtgatttgtgtgtttttgttgttgtttctgctcCAGACGTCGACTCCGTCAGTGAAACTCACCGTCTCTGCTTTAGGGAGAGAAGCTCCAGCTGCTGACTCCACCTCCACGGTAACGTTGTTATAATgtgtattattatgtattattattattgttgttattgttatttaataatatattatattattatatatttgtattattttataatgtgttatattagtattgttattagtcttattattatttaataatatatattattattattgttattattatttaataatatattatattatttttagcattattattattttataatctgttatattattattttttaagtttattagATAATCAGAGTCACAAGGTCaaagttcatttaaattaaaccaTGCTTTTAACCAAACACTTTGATATTCTCTGATATTTTAGGACTGCAaccagattattttcataatccatgaTATTAATATACTGTGTGTAGAATCATGGTTAATGTGTTGCCTTCTACTGTCccccctctgtcctctcctctgtcctctcctctgtcgtCCTCTCAGTTCTGGGAGTGCACGTCTCTGTCGTCCCTTGACACCTCGGGGACAGGCTCCAGCTCGGGCTCGGCGTCCGGCTCCAGCAGCGCGTCCTCGTCCTCCGTGTCCTCGTCCACGCCGCTGTCGGCTTCGCGCTCGCACAAGCGCTCGGTGTCGGCGGTGTCCAACTACTCGACGCTGTCCCTGCCGCTGTACAACCAGCAGGTGGACGACTGCTGCATCATCAGGGTCAGCCTGGACGTGGAGAATGGCAACATGTACAAGAGCATCCTGGTGAGGAGACTCCGCCTCCTTCAAACAACTGTTCCTAACTGTGAAGAACAGAGAAAACCACGTGTTTTAAAGTCGTCGTGTTTCCCGAGTGCGTTAAGCCACGCCCACATTTACATCTGTGACCAACGGCAGAAAGTGACAGAGAaaccacacttttaaaaaacatgggAGAGAATGTTTGATTAGACGACAACCACAGCAACGTGTTGATGTAGAAACTGTCGttagaagagtttgtttagagatttttgtcattattttcactcGTTATAAAATCTGATTGTTtaaaaaaccgtaacatgtatcaacaTTTGGACTTTGACTGAGAAAAGGCACAGGTTTGTGAGCCGTTCAAAGTTTGAACCGCGTCTCTATGTTAAAGTTtgatgaaagtgggcggggctctCATCGTTTTTCCACcatttcccattcatgtgtatgtggaaattattttttttgcgatttttgtcaccatggttactcgaaaagTCACAGCACGCCAATCCCGATGAAACGGCACGTTTAGATGTCGCACGTGTGGCGGTTTAAGTGTTTGATGTGGATCATTGGTGACCCAGAGGAACTCAATCTAAACCTTCTGACGTGGAAGTCGTAGTTGTGACGCACTGAAGATTCGACTAAAGTCGAAATAAATGAACGACAGTGAGATTTAGTTTTCAGGCTGCGTTTGTCTCCAGGTGACGAGTCAGGACAAGACTCCGGCCGTCATCAGGAAGGCGATGATCAAACACAACCTGGAGCGAGAGAAGACGGAGGATTACGAGCTGATGCAGAAAATCTCTGAGGACAAAGGTAAATGAACGTGTGATTGACTGCTgactcaccctcaccctcaccctcaccctctcgTGTCTCTCGTTGCAGAGCTGCGAATCCCGGACAACGCCAACGTCTTCTACGCCATGAACTCCACTGCCAACTACGACTTTGTGCTGAAGAGGCGTGGCCCGGCGCGGCCGCTGCGAGCCAAGACCGTGGCGAGCTCCACTCTGCCGCGCATGAAACAGAAGGGTCTGAAAATCGCCAAAGGGATTTTCTGAgtcgcagacacacacacacacacacacacacacacacacacacgccagcaCCCACGCCCCTCACCCTCatcctcaccccctcaccctctCCGGTCGTCGCGCCTCAGAGGAAACGGAAAACAAACCGGAAGTTTTTCACGAGTTTTGGTTTTAAGACGAAGACGAAAACAAGTTGTCGCGCGTCACGTTTTCCTGCGAGGAGTTGAAGAGGCGGAGTCACTCTGGAGGCacgccccccccacccccacagaGAAGCTGTTTTGTGTAAGCCGCCGCCCTGGTGGCTGGACTGGTCAAACTCTGCGCCCGTGTTGCCGTGGTTACGTGCTGGgttttttacacttttgttAACGTTTGTTTACATCATCACGTGATCACCGTCAGACGCACACGCGGGATTAACGCGCCTTCAGTggaagactttttttaatccctccatcgtctctgcctctgctgccgTCCTCACgctcgccccctgctggcctggagtgcacacacacacacacagagcgccCAGCACTCGCTGTTTGGACGTCTTTCTACATTTTTTCAGGGAACTTTTTTGTCGTGAGCGTACGGCTGCCTTTACCGCCTCGCCACCGCGCTCCTGGACGTTTTCTCTCTGCGACGctaggacaaaaaaaagggtcacaacggttgacaggaagtgacaggaagtgacaggaagtgactggAAGACACAGACTGGAAATGGATTAAACGCCactatttcttcttttttttgtcttaaccACTACATCGTGTGTGATCACGTGAGAGTTTGTGATCACGTGAGAGTTTGTGATCACGTAAGAGTTTGTGATCACGTGAGAGTTTGTGAGCggagaacaaacaaacagtgtaaatatctttcactcattcattcactcgatatccacactttttttttacttgtccgtgttttgtttatttttcactgctctgctctgattGGCCGCTGCTGCCGATCATCACGTTTCTGAAAAGGTCGTAGGTCGTACGAGCCGCCGCTTCACTGACTCTAAATCCCGGCGGCCATGttggaaaaaacaagaaaacaaaccacttcataataattctaataatcataatcattgAAATGTCAAGAAGCTGAAATAGCTGACAACTGAAAAATTacataataattcatttattttgattattattatcattgttgttattatggttattattattattattattatctgtacGCCAACGTATCTAAATCTTTATTAATCAGaataaataatttcatttgaaGTCATTTATTCGAGTAGAAAAGAAATCAAGCTTTAATCTTTAATGagagaataaagaaataaaaaagaaaggatttTTCCAACATGGCGGCTCCTCCTTCACTTTCATCAACAAACGCTTTTCTACATGtgccatgagtgtgtgtgtgtgtgtgtgtgtgtgactgactgctGCTGGTTTAAAATGTGACTGAGGTTTGTCAGAGGAacaatgatgaagatgatgatgaagatgcacaaaacagagaaaaacaaacagtcacttcttttctttgtctttgtttcacgGCTGCAACATTTGAATCTGACgatcactaaatgaatcaacaggtttttcagcttcttaagttcttctcatttcactttatttcaaaGTTTTTTCACGTCATGTTTTCAGTTCCATGTTGATCCGCGTTCGTCagacgtctttgtttttgtccacaaacttttttctttgttctttgttttctctgtgttaatAATGATTCATTGTCGCAGCcgtggtttgtttttaaaggaaaaatccGACCTAACCTTATATAACAACACGACTTCCATCAATGcttgtcataataataatattttattttgaattttgaaggCAGTTATTGAGTTATAGAtttgcttaaaaataaaataatgaaagtttgttttaagattgaatttaaaagataaaacggatcaaatattaattttatttaattgattgtttttctgtttttgtgaggAAAATTACCCACAGTTGAAGCTGCCTCAGGTTACCACGGCAACAGCACTTCCTGCTGTCGGCCACACAGCATTCTGGGAACTGTGAGGAAAAAGGGAAAGGTTGCATTTGTCCTGATTTTTCATATCATAAGAGAACTCAGTGGAGCCCCCTGCtgcctttgtctttctttatttttgttttgttgttgttgtttttgcctgaatgaatgaatgaatgaatgaaagttcATAATCCTGTCAATGATCAAAccattgaggaaaaaaaactaaaaatgtccCCAGAAAAGCAATATGGCTgtggatgatgatgtcattgtcgTTGGCTGTTGATCACTGTGACCCTGTCCTGTCGAgcactgtgaacacaaacaaacaaacaaacaaacaaacaaagagaagtCATTCCCCGctaacgatgatgatgatgatgtcacactgaAGGAAACGCGTGCCAAAACCAGAGAAGAGGATTTTAACGTCCTCGGCctttacagaaaaacaagacaaacaacaaccaagCGCTGAATCCTTTTACCCTTGATTTCACTTGGGTCtggggttcccacaggtccttgaaatccttgaaaggtTGTGAAatggtttggaaaaaaaagtttgttttttgtttggaaCAAAAACCGGGAAAACGCGAAGGTCACGTGATCGAGCGTGTTTCCTCATTTGCGAACTTTCAGCTTTTGAACGTACAGTTAATTTACGCACAGTTTGCGAACTTTCATTTTATGAATGTAGTTTGCAAACTTTCACTTTATGAACATACAGTTTGCGAACTTTCATTTTATGAATGTACAGTTTGCAAACGTTCAATTTATGTACGTACAGTTTGCGAACTTTCAATTTATAAACGTACAGTTCGCGAACTTTCATTTTATGAATGTACAGTTTGCGAACTTTCAGTTTATGTACGTACAGTTTGCGAACTTTCAGTTTATAAACGTACAGTTTGTGACCTTGAGTTGAACTTCGTGACCCTGCGATGGTTTCCGTCCTGATGATGATGTGGGCGTGGTCTGCGTGTCGTTGTGACGTACGTTTTGTGATTTGATCGCATTCTGTGCGAGTTTGAACAAgttgtgaaagaaaaagaagaaaaaagactgGGAACAGTCGTCGTcgtgtctgtttctgtttttgctcGGGTGCCATTTTCCATTTGAACAAAGGGTTTGTGAACTTTTTTCTAACGGCAGTctctactttactttactttactttccaACACAAAACTgtccttgtttatttattgatttgtatATAGAGACTTTGTTTTTGCCTTGTACATTCTCTCCTTTCTTGTTTATAGATTAatatattcatgtatatatgaataaacTTCAAGTTTCTAAAAGTTCAACTGTTTCTGCTTCGTCTCCATGGGAACCAACAACACTGAAAGAAGCTCAGATCAAGAAGAAAAGTGGTCAAAACAGGTACGACAATgaaaagtattttattgttcACTAAACTGTAGTTTATTTGGTATTTCAAATAATTTGGCTCACTAATTTCATGTatcattaaataacaataaaaaacatagcctaattatttttttttaaaaatacaatgatTTGATTGTGTTTGAACAGTTTGCAAACTTTCAGTTGATGAATCTACAGTTTAGATCAATTACAggcaaaacaaatgtatacaaATTTAAATTTCATGTCACTAAATGTACGTATTACGTTTGTTCGActttatgttaaatgttattttattcttacataaacaaacacctaacaataaaaaaattacattattttgaattcgtaaagaaagtaaaagatGGGCATCCTGCGGGCGCTCTGGTGTGACGTCATATCTCTGCGCCGGGACGTCCCTGTTGCGCATGTGCAGTGGCACACAGCTTTGTTGTTTGATGTCATGATGGCGCTGAGTAAAACGTTTGGACAAAAACCGGTGAAATTCCAGTTGGAGGAGGACGGAGACTTTTACATGATCGGAtcagaggtcagtgtttaaTCCGTTCAACGGCAGCGTTGATTCCGCACTCAGCGCACGTTGTGTCCTTTTGTCCGCGTCGTTTTTTGATCCCGGGAGAGCGGGTTGTTAGCGGTTAGCAGAGGATGCTAAcgaacactcactcattcattcccTTTTTGTTTGAACGTGTATGGTTAGCGTAGATGAAGCTCCAGTAGTAAACACATGAAACCAGACTTTTATGTCAGGAAGTGACGTTTTATTTGAAAACGTTTGACCTTCTTCGTGTCTTTAACCCCGTCTAGCTAAGCtagcagttagcttagcagctgACGGCATTTACACAGCGCTAATCTTCACAATATTTTAAtctactactattattactaaAGTTATTATAACACATGTATATCATAGTAAGTATCGTCATGATATATATTGGTAACTTGTGAAATAACTGACCTTTTTTGTGCTCTCGTACGTCCTTATGTGTTTGTTCATTAATTAGCTTCAGGCTAAAAcctgacatttacattttaaattactcTATTAGTggattaataaattaatcattaactattttgataatcgagtAATCGGCTTGAAgccttttttcatgattaaaataagatttctggttgtttctcaactgtgaatattttctgttttctttgctccataaaacaaagaaatcattggtttgtggacaaaaacaagacatttgagaacatcaccatTTCCAGGGTTGACAagcactgatcaacatttttacatatttcctGACAttctatggaccaaacgatttctcaattaattgtgaaaattatcgacagattaatggattattttCAAATAGCAATCATTTTCACTATAAACTGCAAAGTAAATACATCCTTTAATCAtttgtgtccacaaaccaaagatattcagtttactgtcacagaCGACTCAATAAATTACAATATTATCACACGTAAGATGCTGTAATCAGAgaatgtttgttctttttattttgtagtatttaGTTGATTGATAATTGCTTGTCTGAATAGTTActttaattgattattttgcGTATCTGCCTGTCTATTTATCGATCTATCTATATTCAATAATTCTCATTGTCATTTAGTCATTGAATGATTTTGTTTGGGCTCAGGTGGGGAACTACCTGCGCATGTTCAGAGGTTCTCTGTATAAAAGATATCCGTCATTATGGAGGAAACTGGCCTCAGTAGAAGAGCGAAAGAAAATCGTGGAGTCGTCACACGGTGAGTGGACTTTCATCCTCACTCGTGAACACTTTCCTCTCATGTCAGATggattttattcaaaataactCTTCTCTCATTAAAgaagacatattataccctatccCCCCctattaaaatagttccctggtgtcctaatgaacatgtcagtgacatgctttggtcaaaacaCCAtcaggatgaagcatcatagcagttcaataaccctgctaaacccg
The DNA window shown above is from Solea senegalensis isolate Sse05_10M linkage group LG5, IFAPA_SoseM_1, whole genome shotgun sequence and carries:
- the LOC122769758 gene encoding ral guanine nucleotide dissociation stimulator-like isoform X1 — translated: MVFDPGTRTEARGVKAVQPVEMFDSSWKVRSIWDGVRLEVVEDRSPVVLHSFTHLDPDLPLLESSTQEIGEEAEDDAIFTITLRKVQLHQSASKGQRWLGVETDSALSLYETCKVRTIKAGTLERLVEYMVSAFRGKDSTYVTIFLCTYRSFASTRQVLDLLLNRYARLQNVPAASAHRLSQDDRTELRNTVSSILGAWLDQYSEDFWTPPTYDCLHQLLSYLHLHFPGSDLERRARNLLAHFHRRQQCEPDPDGENIGCPFATQEESGFEDELPAFSFLSFDPIMVAEQFTLMDADLFKKVVPYHCLGGIWSQRDKKGKEHLAPTIRATVAQFNSVTNCVITTCLSNPALKPNQRARLLERWIDVARECRILKNFSSLRAILSALQCNAIHRLKRTWEEVSRESFRTFRELSEIFSDDNNYSLSRELLVKEGTSKFATLEINPKRAQRRHQQQRDLGVMQGTIPYLGTFLTDLVMMDTAMKDYTEGGLINFEKRRKEFEVIAQIKLLQLASNNYSFTQDSHFREWFSGVEKLSEAESYNLSCEIEPLSESASNTLRAKKNGGIMKRWSDRQLTEGGAGAGSHSKSFDHSHYRPYQGGGGDSGDALSVTSVSSSGSDLEDVNASFLSDSPEGHERKTSTPSVKLTVSALGREAPAADSTSTFWECTSLSSLDTSGTGSSSGSASGSSSASSSSVSSSTPLSASRSHKRSVSAVSNYSTLSLPLYNQQVDDCCIIRVSLDVENGNMYKSILVTSQDKTPAVIRKAMIKHNLEREKTEDYELMQKISEDKELRIPDNANVFYAMNSTANYDFVLKRRGPARPLRAKTVASSTLPRMKQKGLKIAKGIF
- the LOC122769758 gene encoding ral guanine nucleotide dissociation stimulator-like isoform X3: MIMLEKQSSTQEIGEEAEDDAIFTITLRKVQLHQSASKGQRWLGVETDSALSLYETCKVRTIKAGTLERLVEYMVSAFRGKDSTYVTIFLCTYRSFASTRQVLDLLLNRYARLQNVPAASAHRLSQDDRTELRNTVSSILGAWLDQYSEDFWTPPTYDCLHQLLSYLHLHFPGSDLERRARNLLAHFHRRQQCEPDPDGENIGCPFATQEESGFEDELPAFSFLSFDPIMVAEQFTLMDADLFKKVVPYHCLGGIWSQRDKKGKEHLAPTIRATVAQFNSVTNCVITTCLSNPALKPNQRARLLERWIDVARECRILKNFSSLRAILSALQCNAIHRLKRTWEEVSRESFRTFRELSEIFSDDNNYSLSRELLVKEGTSKFATLEINPKRAQRRHQQQRDLGVMQGTIPYLGTFLTDLVMMDTAMKDYTEGGLINFEKRRKEFEVIAQIKLLQLASNNYSFTQDSHFREWFSGVEKLSEAESYNLSCEIEPLSESASNTLRAKKNGGIMKRWSDRQLTEGGAGAGSHSKSFDHSHYRPYQGGGGDSGDALSVTSVSSSGSDLEDVNASFLSDSPEGHERKTSTPSVKLTVSALGREAPAADSTSTFWECTSLSSLDTSGTGSSSGSASGSSSASSSSVSSSTPLSASRSHKRSVSAVSNYSTLSLPLYNQQVDDCCIIRVSLDVENGNMYKSILVTSQDKTPAVIRKAMIKHNLEREKTEDYELMQKISEDKELRIPDNANVFYAMNSTANYDFVLKRRGPARPLRAKTVASSTLPRMKQKGLKIAKGIF
- the LOC122769758 gene encoding ral guanine nucleotide dissociation stimulator-like isoform X2; this translates as METKSVFSLHRALAQPVKMCMFDFPVTILDDLSSTQEIGEEAEDDAIFTITLRKVQLHQSASKGQRWLGVETDSALSLYETCKVRTIKAGTLERLVEYMVSAFRGKDSTYVTIFLCTYRSFASTRQVLDLLLNRYARLQNVPAASAHRLSQDDRTELRNTVSSILGAWLDQYSEDFWTPPTYDCLHQLLSYLHLHFPGSDLERRARNLLAHFHRRQQCEPDPDGENIGCPFATQEESGFEDELPAFSFLSFDPIMVAEQFTLMDADLFKKVVPYHCLGGIWSQRDKKGKEHLAPTIRATVAQFNSVTNCVITTCLSNPALKPNQRARLLERWIDVARECRILKNFSSLRAILSALQCNAIHRLKRTWEEVSRESFRTFRELSEIFSDDNNYSLSRELLVKEGTSKFATLEINPKRAQRRHQQQRDLGVMQGTIPYLGTFLTDLVMMDTAMKDYTEGGLINFEKRRKEFEVIAQIKLLQLASNNYSFTQDSHFREWFSGVEKLSEAESYNLSCEIEPLSESASNTLRAKKNGGIMKRWSDRQLTEGGAGAGSHSKSFDHSHYRPYQGGGGDSGDALSVTSVSSSGSDLEDVNASFLSDSPEGHERKTSTPSVKLTVSALGREAPAADSTSTFWECTSLSSLDTSGTGSSSGSASGSSSASSSSVSSSTPLSASRSHKRSVSAVSNYSTLSLPLYNQQVDDCCIIRVSLDVENGNMYKSILVTSQDKTPAVIRKAMIKHNLEREKTEDYELMQKISEDKELRIPDNANVFYAMNSTANYDFVLKRRGPARPLRAKTVASSTLPRMKQKGLKIAKGIF
- the LOC122769758 gene encoding ral guanine nucleotide dissociation stimulator-like isoform X4; this encodes MWLRTRWSCGLLVRTSVCWDDEDCYHSVRRADVTQSSTQEIGEEAEDDAIFTITLRKVQLHQSASKGQRWLGVETDSALSLYETCKVRTIKAGTLERLVEYMVSAFRGKDSTYVTIFLCTYRSFASTRQVLDLLLNRYARLQNVPAASAHRLSQDDRTELRNTVSSILGAWLDQYSEDFWTPPTYDCLHQLLSYLHLHFPGSDLERRARNLLAHFHRRQQCEPDPDGENIGCPFATQEESGFEDELPAFSFLSFDPIMVAEQFTLMDADLFKKVVPYHCLGGIWSQRDKKGKEHLAPTIRATVAQFNSVTNCVITTCLSNPALKPNQRARLLERWIDVARECRILKNFSSLRAILSALQCNAIHRLKRTWEEVSRESFRTFRELSEIFSDDNNYSLSRELLVKEGTSKFATLEINPKRAQRRHQQQRDLGVMQGTIPYLGTFLTDLVMMDTAMKDYTEGGLINFEKRRKEFEVIAQIKLLQLASNNYSFTQDSHFREWFSGVEKLSEAESYNLSCEIEPLSESASNTLRAKKNGGIMKRWSDRQLTEGGAGAGSHSKSFDHSHYRPYQGGGGDSGDALSVTSVSSSGSDLEDVNASFLSDSPEGHERKTSTPSVKLTVSALGREAPAADSTSTFWECTSLSSLDTSGTGSSSGSASGSSSASSSSVSSSTPLSASRSHKRSVSAVSNYSTLSLPLYNQQVDDCCIIRVSLDVENGNMYKSILVTSQDKTPAVIRKAMIKHNLEREKTEDYELMQKISEDKELRIPDNANVFYAMNSTANYDFVLKRRGPARPLRAKTVASSTLPRMKQKGLKIAKGIF